The genomic stretch GGTTCACTCCCACTGTGGCTACTGCAGGCACTGTGCGGGTGTCCGGGTGGGCAAGCGGACGATCCCGACGCCGCAGCGCCAGGCTTTCTCCGGCGTTCAGCAAGGTGGAAATCCGGACGAGAACCTGCTCAACGCAGCCATGATGTTCAATACCCTTGTCCGGGACGGCACTGCTATCGAGTGCGATGATGACGCGGGCGAAGGGTTCGCTTCAATGTACCGCCGGTAGATCCCGGTGCCGGTTCTTCACCGGGGCGGTCATCGGCCTGTTACCGCCTCCGGCGCCGGCGCACGGGGCTATCCTTCACTCCTCCTCGGCAGGGTCGTTCTGCCCGAACTCTCTTCGGATCCCTTCTGCGAACCTGTCGTACCCGATCTCGTCCATCTGATCCGCGAGAAGCCGGCCGCTCCATGCGGTGCGGTAGACCCAGTAGACGATGCGGTCGACGACCTCGACGACCTCTTCTTCCGTCTCAACGGTGACGAGTTCTTTTCCCGTAGTGGGAGAGGCTCCGCGCCGGCCGCCGACCATGATCTGGTAGTGGGCGTACTCGGACTTCAGGAGGTGGTAGGGACAGGAGTGGATGCATATCCCGCACTGGACGCATTTGCTCTCGTCGAGAACCGATATGCCGTTCTTCAGTTTTATGGCGCATTCCCTGCAGTACTCCACGCAGGTGCCGCACCCCGTGCAGAGCCCCGGAGTGCGCAACGGCCGGATCCTGCCGATGATCCCGATGTCGTTGAGGAGCGGGCTGTTGCACATATGGGTGCAGCCGGAGATGGCGATGCGGAGCCGGATCGGGAGTTCTTTCCCGAAGACCCGCTCGTCGATCTTCCGGGCAAGGTCGATCGTCTCGCAGTTGGCGTACTTGCATCGCTCCGTGCCCGGACAGGCCATGACGTTGACGACTTCGTTCTGTTCCGCCCCGATGGGCGTCCCGTTCTTCTCGAGGGCTTTTGCGATCTTTGCGAGGTTGTCGGGGTTCACGTGCGGGATCTCCACGGTCTGGCGCATGGTGAGGTGGAGCGAGCCGTCACCGTACTTCTCGCTGATTTTTCCGAGTTGCTTGACCTGCGCCGCGGAGAGAACTCCTGCCGGAATCCGCAGCCGTACCGTCGCATAGTCTGCGTTTCGCTCGGTGATGATCCCTCCCCGGGAGTAGAGGGTATGGTCCTGTATCATTCTACAGTAGTAGCGGCCGCCGGGATAAAAAAGGTGATTACAGGAGGGCGAGGAGGAGAATGATCCCTGCCCGAACGATCTCGTTCGTCGCGCCGACGACGTCGCCGTTGACGCCGCAAAAAAGCCGTCGGGAGAGAGCGAGCATCAGTGCGGCGATGACGACCGTAGCGGCGAGGGCGAGCGCGATATTCGCCCGCGGCACCGGCAGCAGGAAGAGCGGCAGTGCGAGCAGGAAGGCCGGGACGACGAACCACGGTTTTGCAAACCCGTGGAGGTAGGAGTGAATCCCCTCCCGGAACGGCGCGCCGAGCGTGGTGAGCCAGGACATCGCGACCTTTGCGCAGACTTCGGCGATGAGGATGGCCGCCGGGAGGTGCGCGGCGGCCTGGAGCCCGGCGAACGCGAGAAGCGTGACGACGATCCCCGCCGCGACCGCTCCGGCGCCGGTCGTCCGGTCGGTCATGGCCGCGACCCTCTTCTCCCGGCTGCCGTGGGCCATAAGCCCGTCGCCGAAGTCCAGCAGGCCGTCGAAGTGGTTGCACCCGGAGAGGACGAGCACCGTCGCGAGAGCGACGACCGCACCCACTACGGGGGACGCTATCCAGCAGGTAATTCCGGCCGCTATCCCGCCGATGACGTACCCGGCGAGCGGGTAGAGGTAGGAGCGGCGGGCAAAGTGCTCGAACTCGACCGGTCTCCCGAGGGGGAGGGAGGTGCAGAACTGCAGGAGGGCGAGGACCGACTTCACACCGATCCCATCGACTCGCTGTAAAGGCGCGACGTGCAGCCCGCGATCAGCCCGGCGACGGCGTCGTCGAGGAACGGCCCGAGGTTGCCCAGGATCCCCGGTTTCTTCTGGTCGTAGCGGGTGAACTCAAACCGCGCATAGGTCCCCCCGATCACCTCGGCGATGGCCATCCCGATGATCTCGTCGGAGAGGAGGAAGACCGGGTCGTCGGCGATCTCGGAGTCTTTCCGCTTTACGTAGAGTTCGTCCTCGAGCAGGAGGGCGCCGAGGAGGAGCGATGAAATGTTTGGGTCCTCCAGTGCCTTCCCGATCTTTGCGTCAAGCCTGCGCGCGGCCTCATCCGCCTCTATCCCGTGGGGAACGTAGAGTTCCATCGCGGCAGCGACGATATCTCCCCTTACGATGCCCTTCTCTTCCAGTCTGCGCTCTATCTCGAACATTATTCAAGTATTAGGGTAGGGGAGGTATTTTGGAGTTTGGTATTAGCGATGGGCGCTCGCACCGTCCGGTTCGAGCAGCCGGAGCTGGAGCGGAGCACCGGGTGCGACCGCGACGCTCCGCCACACCCGGCCACTGCGCGCCCCCTCCACGCTCACGTCCGACCCCTGCCTTCCTCCCGCACGCCCCGACGGCAACCTCTTCTATTCTGCGGCGCCTACCCTGTAATAATGTCTCATCCCTTCCTCTCAGAAGACCTGCAGATAAGGCCCGAGCGCCCGATGCTGGCACTCGTCCTCGGCAACACCATGCTCTCCACCGTCCCCGGCGTGTCGGGCGCAGGGCCGACCCCCGAAAAGACCCTGCTGACACCGAACCTGGACGCGGAGCTCGTCACGACCGGCGCGATCACGAGTGTCGCGGCCCGGCCGAACACCCCCACGGGGTGCCCGACGCCGGCGAGCATCACCCGGTCGATGGTGGAACTGACCGGGCTATGCCCCGTCATCATCAACGCGGGGCTCGCCCATACTCCCACCGTCCCCTGCCTTGACGTCTACGGGAGCCCCGGCGGCGATCCGAGAACGGAGGACGCAGTGCCGGAGGCGGCTGCCCTCTTCGAGCGGGGGGAGATGGTCGGCAGGCTTCTTGCTCAGTACAGCGACTTTTTGATGCTCGGGGAGTGCGTCCCCGGCGGCACCACCACCGCCCTCTGCGTTCTGCGGGCGCTCGGCTACGACGCCTCGGTCAGCAGCGCGTTTGCGAAGAACCCCCTCGGCCTGAAAGACACCATCTGCCGGGAAGCGCTCGCCCGGATCGACGCGACGGGTGCGAGAGGGCCTCTCGCGATCCTGCGTGCTGCGGGCGACCCTATGATGCCGGTTGCGGCGGGGATCGCGAGCACCTATACCGGCGACATCCTCTTTGCGGGCGGAACCCAGATGCTTGCCGTTGCGGCCGTCCTGAAAGCGCTCGGGAAACGGGTGCCGCACCTCGCGACGACGGTCTACGTCAGGGACGATCCGTCCGCCGGATTCGTCCGGTCGGTTGCCGATGTCGGCACCGCCGCATACTACGTCGACCCGAACTTCGCCGAGATCGGCCACGTCGGGCTCGCCCGCTACTGCATCGGCGAGGTCAAGGAGGGTATGGGGGCCGGAGGAGCCCTGACGCTCGCCTACCTCATGGGTCACGAGCCCGAAGAGATCTCCCGAAAAGTCTTCGATTTCGTCAGGAAGTACTCCTGAGGGAAGGACTATTTACCCTTTTACATCCATCTATAAGCAATGCTTCCACTCTATGTGGTCAACAATTACGGGCAGTTCAATCATCTGATCCTCCGGACGCTCCGTGACATGGAGATCGAAGCCACGATGATCTCAAATGAGACGCCGCCGGCCGAGGTCGCCCGGGGCTGCCGGGGAGTCATCCTCGGTGGCGGCCCGACCCTTGCGCGTGCCGGCGTCGCCTCTGCCTACATTGACCTCGGTCTCCCCGTCCTCGGGATCTGTCTTGGGCTGCACATCATGGCGACGGCCCGTGGGGGCGCGATCCGCCGGGGTGCGAGCGGCGGGTTCGGTGCCGTCGAGGTCGAGATCCTCGAACAGAGTTCCCTTCTCCAGGGCTACCCCGACCGGATACGGGTATGGGCATCGCACGCGGACGAGGTCTCGGTTGTGCCGGAAGGGTTTGTCCGGCTTGCAGGATCGTCCATCTGCGACGTGGAAGCGATCGCATCTCCCGGTGAACACCTCTACGGGATCCAGTGGCACCCGGAGGTCAGCCATACCGTCAACGGAAGGCTTCTCTTTGAGAATTTTGACAGGATATGCTCGGAGTAGATGACGTTGCGGCTCAACTCGGGTCGATTGGATTCCGTTGCAGGGGATGCGGCGGCTGCTGCCGGCGGGTCGCGGAGGACTCGAACCTCGTGCTGGTGAGTCCTGCCGAGGTCCGGGCAATCATGGCGGCGACCGGTATGGCCTGGGACGAGGTTGCCGAGCCCTATCCCGACTTCATCGGTGCCGATGGCGGCGGGGAGTACACTCTTGCATGGTGCCTCAGGCGAACGGTCGATGCCTGCATCTTCCTCCGGGACGGGCGGTGCTCGATCTATGCTCACCGCCCCTGGATCTGCCGCACCTATCCGTTCATGCTGGTGGACGACGACCTCGCGGTATCGGAGTGTCCCGGCCTCGGTGCGCGGTTCTCCCCCTGCGATGCGCGCGATGCGGCGACCGACCTCTGCAGGCGGCAGGCCGCCGAGACGGTGGAGGAGGCCGGTATCCGCGCCGTCTTCCATGAAGCGGTGGTGCCGCCGGGGAAGCGCGCCGTGATCGACAGCGAGGGCGTGAAGGTGCTCCATGACTGAGATCCGTCTCGTCGGGACGGCCCACGTCTCGCAGAAGAGCGTTGAGGAGGTTCGATCCGCCATCGAAGAGTTCCAGCCCGATATCGTCGGCGTCGAGCTTGACCGGGGAAGATTCATATCGCTCACCCAGGAGACGGCCGAACCCTCGGTGGCGGAGATCCTGAAAGGCGGGAACTTCGGCCAGCTCCTCGTTCAGTGGGTGCTCACCTACATCCAGCAACGAATCGGCGCAGAAACCGGCGTGAAGCCCGGTGCCGAGATGATCGCCGCCATCGAGGAGGCTGAAGCACACCAGAAGCCTGTGGCGCTCATCGACCGGGATATCCGGATCACGCTTGCCCGGTTCTGGGGCAAGATGGGTATCTGGGAGAAGATCAAACTCGTCGGAGCCCTGATCTACTCGCTTGTGAGCGTCGAGGGCGAGAAGATCGATGTTGACGAGTTCACGGACCAGGACGTCGTGAGCGCCGCGATGGAGGAGTTCCGGAAGTTCTCTCCCCGGGGCGCCCAGGCCCTGATCGACGAACGGGACGCCTATCTGGCCCACCAGGTCCTGATGCTCACCGGCCGGTACGAGCGGGTACTTGTCGTCGTCGGCGCCGGGCATATCCAGGGCGTGCAACGCTACCTGGACGCCCCGGAGATGTTGCCGCCGCTCCCGACCCTGACCGCCGGGGTGAAGAGTCTGCCGTGGGCGAAGATCATCGGGGCTGCCGTCACCCTCCTCTTCCTCCTCCTGATCGCCGCGATAGCGTTCTCGGGCGTGGGGATTGACGTCCTGCTGACCGCTCTCCTCTACTGGATCGTGATCAACGGCGTCCTGAGCGCCGTATTCGCGCTTGCAGCCGGCGGACACCCTCTCTCGGCTGCCACGGCGTTTGCGGTCTCCTGGCTGACGTCGCTCAACCCGCTGCTTGCGGCAGGATGGTTCGCCGCCATCGTCGAGGCAAAGATTCGCAAACCTGCTATCGGGGATTTCCGGCAGATCATCGCTGCCGAGACCTTCTCGGAGATGCGGCGGATCCCGCTCTTCCGGGTAGTGCTGGTTGCAGCTCTCACGAACGTGGGGAGCACGCTCGGGACAATCACGTACTTCCTGTTCATCTTCCCGATCCTTGGGGTCGATCCGATGGTGGTCATCACCGACGGCTTCTCGAACATGCTCCAGATGATACTGGGCCTCTTCTAGGGCGGCCTTTCTGCTGGAGCCCTCCCCTCATCCGTTTCCCCAAGGTATTTAGGCCGGGAGTGCCCACCATCGTTGCATGAGTCCGATTGGTGGAACGGTCAATCTCGGTGTCACCGTGATACGGAGCAGGCACAGCGTGCGGAAGTACAAGGACAATCCCATTGAGGAGAAGATCATCAAAGACGCCCTGGACTGCGCGCGCCTTGCTCCGACCGCACGAAACGAGCAGCCCTGGCTTTTCGGGACGGTCCAGAGCCGCGAGACGCTGCGGGCGATTGCCGATCTCGCCGAGAACGCCAGGTTTATCGCCGATGCGCCGATCTGTTTCGTCGTCTTCGGGAAGCGGGATGCAAAGTATTACCTCGAAGACTGCTGTGCGGCGACGATGCAGCTCCTCCTCGCGCTCCAGGCATGGGGTGTCGGAACCTGCTGGGTGGCGGGGGAGAAGAAGGATTACGCCGAGGACGTCCGGAAACTTCTCAACGTCCCGGAGGAGTATACGCTTGTATCGCTCGTGCCTGCAGGATACCCCGAGGAGATCCAGATAAAGACGAAGAAGTTTCTTGACGAGGTCACGTTCTTCGAGCGCTACGAGGAAGAAGAGTAGGATCGTATAACGGAACTTCTTTTTTCACGCCTTCTTCTTCATCCGTCGCTCTGCTTTGCCGGACAGTAGGGGCAGAGGGCGTTTGGGACGTCGTCGGCCTTCTCCCTGACCGGGCAGAGGTACTCCCCGTTCCTGACTTCGACCTCGAACCCGCCGGGAAACGGCGTTCCCACGGGGTGGGCGGGGCGGTCGAGGACGAAGATGTTGAAGGCGGCGAGGAGGAAGTAGAGGAGTTCGAGGTGCCGCTCCTCCTCGCCTCCGGCAAGGCACGTCTTCTCGACCATGTCGCAGAAGTCCCGGTATTCCCCCGGGAGCGGCCTCTCCCCGTCTTCCAGATCTCCCCGGCGGGCGGCGGAGATGAGGGTATGGTGCGTCTCGAAGATCTGCTCCATCACGCTCGGGTAGAGCCGGCGCCGGTATCCGGCGGGGACGGACCGGAGGTCGCGCTCCACCCGCGCCCGCATCTCCTGGAGGTCGAAGAGCGAGTAGCCGGACACCTCCCGGTAGAGGATCGTCGTGAGTTCTCTCCTGGTCCCTGCCGACCGCAGGCGGGCGCAGACCCGGCGGACATCTCCCCTTGTGCTCATCGCATCTCGGAGATATGATTGTGCCTGCAGATGCATCAGTCCTTTCATGCCGTACGCAGGCTGTGGAAAAAATTATATGCATTGGAAGGAATCTTCCTTCCGATGAATGACGAGAACAGTTTGTGGGTGAGCCGGGGGCCGGGGCATGATTGACTCCGGCGCTACGGCGTTTATCCTGGTCTGTACGGCACTGGTCATGCTGATGACCCCGGGAGTGGGGCTCTTCTACGGCGGGCTGGTGCGCCGGAAGAACTTCATCTCGATGATCGCGCTCTCGTTCATCGCGTTCGCCCTCGTCAGCATCCAGTGGGTCGTCTGCGGCTACAGCCTCTCCTTCGGCGCCGACATCAACGGGCTGATCGGGAGCCTGGAGTACGCCCTCCTGCAGGGCGTCGGAATGGAAGGTTACGGCATCCCCGATCTACTCTTTGCGGCCTTCCAGATGGTCTTTGCGGGACTCACGCTTGCAATCGTGACGTCTGGAGTTGCGGAACGGATAAAGATCAGTTCTTTCGTCGTCTTCGGTCTGCTCTGGACGACGCTGGTCTACGACCCGCTTGCCCACTGGGCATGGGGCGGCGGATGGGCGGCCCAGTTCGGTGCGCTCGACTTCGCCGGCGGCACGGTCGTTCACATCAGTTCCGGCTTCTCGGCGCTGGCGCTCGCGCTCGTCATCGGGAAGCGTCTCGGGTTCGGCGGCCACGGCATGGAGCCGAACAACATCCCGATGGTCCTCCTCGGCGGGGCGCTTCTCTGGTTCGGGTGGTTCGGGTTCAACGCCGGGAGCGCTCTCGCCGCGGACGGCCTTGCAGCGAACGCGTTCATCGCGACGAACATCGCCGCCGCTGCCGGGGCACTCGCCTGGCTCTGTGCCGCCTGGGTTCGCGGCAGGCCCGGATCGGTCGGGATCATCAGCGGAGCGATTGCCGGGCTCGTCGCCATCACTCCGGCGGCCGGATTCGTCACACCCATAGCCGCGATTCCCATCGGGGCCGCTGCCGGTCTCGTCTGCTACGGCGCGCTGCTCTTCCGGGTTCGGGAGGGGCTCGACGAGAGCCTCGACGCCTGGGCGATCCACGGCATGGGCGGCATCTTCGGCGCCCTCGCAACTGGAGTTTTTGCGGTCGCGGCTATCGGCGGCGTGGACGGTCTGCTTTACGGGAACCCGACCCAGTTCCTCATC from Methanoculleus chikugoensis encodes the following:
- a CDS encoding 4Fe-4S binding protein, whose product is MIQDHTLYSRGGIITERNADYATVRLRIPAGVLSAAQVKQLGKISEKYGDGSLHLTMRQTVEIPHVNPDNLAKIAKALEKNGTPIGAEQNEVVNVMACPGTERCKYANCETIDLARKIDERVFGKELPIRLRIAISGCTHMCNSPLLNDIGIIGRIRPLRTPGLCTGCGTCVEYCRECAIKLKNGISVLDESKCVQCGICIHSCPYHLLKSEYAHYQIMVGGRRGASPTTGKELVTVETEEEVVEVVDRIVYWVYRTAWSGRLLADQMDEIGYDRFAEGIRREFGQNDPAEEE
- the cobS gene encoding adenosylcobinamide-GDP ribazoletransferase, coding for MKSVLALLQFCTSLPLGRPVEFEHFARRSYLYPLAGYVIGGIAAGITCWIASPVVGAVVALATVLVLSGCNHFDGLLDFGDGLMAHGSREKRVAAMTDRTTGAGAVAAGIVVTLLAFAGLQAAAHLPAAILIAEVCAKVAMSWLTTLGAPFREGIHSYLHGFAKPWFVVPAFLLALPLFLLPVPRANIALALAATVVIAALMLALSRRLFCGVNGDVVGATNEIVRAGIILLLALL
- a CDS encoding phosphatidylglycerophosphatase A, whose protein sequence is MFEIERRLEEKGIVRGDIVAAAMELYVPHGIEADEAARRLDAKIGKALEDPNISSLLLGALLLEDELYVKRKDSEIADDPVFLLSDEIIGMAIAEVIGGTYARFEFTRYDQKKPGILGNLGPFLDDAVAGLIAGCTSRLYSESMGSV
- the cobT gene encoding nicotinate mononucleotide-dependent phosphoribosyltransferase CobT, with the translated sequence MSHPFLSEDLQIRPERPMLALVLGNTMLSTVPGVSGAGPTPEKTLLTPNLDAELVTTGAITSVAARPNTPTGCPTPASITRSMVELTGLCPVIINAGLAHTPTVPCLDVYGSPGGDPRTEDAVPEAAALFERGEMVGRLLAQYSDFLMLGECVPGGTTTALCVLRALGYDASVSSAFAKNPLGLKDTICREALARIDATGARGPLAILRAAGDPMMPVAAGIASTYTGDILFAGGTQMLAVAAVLKALGKRVPHLATTVYVRDDPSAGFVRSVADVGTAAYYVDPNFAEIGHVGLARYCIGEVKEGMGAGGALTLAYLMGHEPEEISRKVFDFVRKYS
- a CDS encoding GMP synthase subunit A; the protein is MLPLYVVNNYGQFNHLILRTLRDMEIEATMISNETPPAEVARGCRGVILGGGPTLARAGVASAYIDLGLPVLGICLGLHIMATARGGAIRRGASGGFGAVEVEILEQSSLLQGYPDRIRVWASHADEVSVVPEGFVRLAGSSICDVEAIASPGEHLYGIQWHPEVSHTVNGRLLFENFDRICSE
- a CDS encoding YkgJ family cysteine cluster protein — its product is MLGVDDVAAQLGSIGFRCRGCGGCCRRVAEDSNLVLVSPAEVRAIMAATGMAWDEVAEPYPDFIGADGGGEYTLAWCLRRTVDACIFLRDGRCSIYAHRPWICRTYPFMLVDDDLAVSECPGLGARFSPCDARDAATDLCRRQAAETVEEAGIRAVFHEAVVPPGKRAVIDSEGVKVLHD
- a CDS encoding TraB/GumN family protein, coding for MTEIRLVGTAHVSQKSVEEVRSAIEEFQPDIVGVELDRGRFISLTQETAEPSVAEILKGGNFGQLLVQWVLTYIQQRIGAETGVKPGAEMIAAIEEAEAHQKPVALIDRDIRITLARFWGKMGIWEKIKLVGALIYSLVSVEGEKIDVDEFTDQDVVSAAMEEFRKFSPRGAQALIDERDAYLAHQVLMLTGRYERVLVVVGAGHIQGVQRYLDAPEMLPPLPTLTAGVKSLPWAKIIGAAVTLLFLLLIAAIAFSGVGIDVLLTALLYWIVINGVLSAVFALAAGGHPLSAATAFAVSWLTSLNPLLAAGWFAAIVEAKIRKPAIGDFRQIIAAETFSEMRRIPLFRVVLVAALTNVGSTLGTITYFLFIFPILGVDPMVVITDGFSNMLQMILGLF
- a CDS encoding nitroreductase family protein → MSPIGGTVNLGVTVIRSRHSVRKYKDNPIEEKIIKDALDCARLAPTARNEQPWLFGTVQSRETLRAIADLAENARFIADAPICFVVFGKRDAKYYLEDCCAATMQLLLALQAWGVGTCWVAGEKKDYAEDVRKLLNVPEEYTLVSLVPAGYPEEIQIKTKKFLDEVTFFERYEEEE
- a CDS encoding DUF2115 domain-containing protein — encoded protein: MSTRGDVRRVCARLRSAGTRRELTTILYREVSGYSLFDLQEMRARVERDLRSVPAGYRRRLYPSVMEQIFETHHTLISAARRGDLEDGERPLPGEYRDFCDMVEKTCLAGGEEERHLELLYFLLAAFNIFVLDRPAHPVGTPFPGGFEVEVRNGEYLCPVREKADDVPNALCPYCPAKQSDG
- a CDS encoding ammonium transporter; translation: MIDSGATAFILVCTALVMLMTPGVGLFYGGLVRRKNFISMIALSFIAFALVSIQWVVCGYSLSFGADINGLIGSLEYALLQGVGMEGYGIPDLLFAAFQMVFAGLTLAIVTSGVAERIKISSFVVFGLLWTTLVYDPLAHWAWGGGWAAQFGALDFAGGTVVHISSGFSALALALVIGKRLGFGGHGMEPNNIPMVLLGGALLWFGWFGFNAGSALAADGLAANAFIATNIAAAAGALAWLCAAWVRGRPGSVGIISGAIAGLVAITPAAGFVTPIAAIPIGAAAGLVCYGALLFRVREGLDESLDAWAIHGMGGIFGALATGVFAVAAIGGVDGLLYGNPTQFLIQVVDVAIVVAYSFGVTYVIAKVVDTVMGLRVTEEEEYVGLDIAQHGESVRV